A single region of the Denticeps clupeoides chromosome 18, fDenClu1.1, whole genome shotgun sequence genome encodes:
- the LOC114768059 gene encoding heterogeneous nuclear ribonucleoprotein A0-like, with product MSSQLCKLFVGGLNVQTTDAGLRQHFEQYGTITDCVVVQNQTLQRSRCFGFVTYSTAEEADAAMAARPHVVDGNNVDLKRAVAREDAGRPEALAKVKKIFVGGLKDDIEDEHLKEYFSQYGLIEKAEVITDKDTGKKRGFGFVYFEDNDSADKVVVLKFHTINGHKVEVKKALTKVEMQAATRRGGGRGRGGRGMGRPQNGYGGGRGGYYGGYGDDGGYGGGYGNGGGYGGQGGYDAGYGGGYGDQMGGGYGNGYNGFGEDYGQEPSGYGAMKGGSYAGRSPAPYARGGGGGGGYGRGGYGGY from the coding sequence atgtCGAGCCAACTTTGTAAACTGTTCGTCGGCGGTCTCAACGTCCAAACCACAGATGCGGGTCTGCGGCAGCATTTCGAGCAGTACGGCACGATCACCGACTGCGTCGTCGTCCAGAACCAGACGCTACAGCGCTCCCGCTGCTTCGGCTTTGTAACGTACTCGACGGCGGAGGAGGCGGACGCAGCAATGGCCGCCAGGCCGCACGTTGTGGACGGAAACAACGTGGACCTGAAGCGCGCCGTCGCCCGGGAGGACGCCGGCAGGCCGGAGGCCCTGGCCAAGGTGAAGAAGATCTTCGTCGGCGGCCTGAAAGACGACATCGAGGACGAGCACCTGAAGGAGTACTTCTCCCAGTACGGCCTGATCGAGAAGGCCGAGGTGATCACCGACAAAGACACCGGCAAGAAGCGCGGATTCGGCTTCGTCTACTTCGAAGACAACGACTCGGCCGACAAAGTCGTCGTGCTCAAGTTCCACACGATCAACGGACACAAGGTGGAGGTGAAGAAGGCGCTGACCAAGGTAGAGATGCAGGCCGCCACACGCCGCGGCGGCGGTAGAGGCCGAGGAGGCCGCGGGATGGGTCGGCCACAAAATGGCTACGGCGGCGGGAGGGGCGGCTATTACGGCGGCTACGGGGACGACGGCGGCTACGGCGGCGGGTACGGCAACGGCGGCGGCTACGGGGGCCAAGGCGGCTACGACGCGGGCTACGGCGGGGGCTACGGAGACCAGATGGGCGGCGGATACGGCAACGGCTACAACGGCTTCGGGGAAGACTACGGCCAGGAGCCCTCCGGCTACGGCGCGATGAAAGGCGGCAGCTACGCCGGCAGGAGCCCCGCGCCGTACGcccgtggcggcggcggcggtggcggctaCGGCAGGGGGGGGTACGGCGGATATTAA
- the LOC114768117 gene encoding heterogeneous nuclear ribonucleoprotein A0-like has translation MENQLCKLFVGGLNVQTTSEGLRKHFEQYGELTDCVVVQNQPLKRSRCFGFVTYSTPEEADAAMAARPHVLDGNNVELKRAVAREDAGKPEALAKVKKIFVGGLKDDIESEHLHECFSQFGVIEKAEVITDKDTGKKRGFGFVHFDDHDSADKAVVLKFHTINGHKVEVKKALTKQEMQAAGGRGGRGRGGGGRGMGRSQNGYGGGRGGYGNYGGGYGGNDGGYGGGYGGGYGGGYGDQMGGYGGGNGYSDFGSGYGQQSSGYGPMKEMAKQLDFNKFLILSPAG, from the exons ATGGAAAACCAGCTCTGCAAGCTCTTCGTCGGCGGCCTAAACGTGCAGACCACCAGCGAGGGCCTGCGGAAGCACTTCGAGCAGTACGGCGAGCTGACGGACTGCGTCGTGGTGCAGAACCAGCCGCTCAAGCGCTCCCGCTGCTTCGGCTTTGTCACCTACTCCACGCCGGAGGAGGCGGACGCCGCGATGGCCGCCCGGCCCCACGTACTGGACGGGAACAACGTGGAGCTGAAGCGCGCCGTGGCGCGGGAGGACGCGGGCAAGCCCGAGGCCCTGGCCAAGGTGAAGAAGATCTTCGTCGGCGGCCTGAAGGACGACATCGAGAGCGAGCACCTGCACGAGTGCTTCTCGCAGTTCGGCGTGATCGAGAAGGCCGAGGTGATCACCGACAAAGACACCGGCAAGAAGCGCGGCTTCGGCTTCGTCCACTTCGACGACCACGACTCGGCCGACAAGGCGGTGGTGCTCAAGTTCCACACCATCAACGGCCACAAGGTGGAGGTGAAGAAGGCGCTGACCAAGCAGGAGATGCAGGCCGCCGGCGGCCGCGGCGGACGGGGcaggggcggcggcggccgggGGATGGGCAGGTCGCAGAACGGCTacggcggcggccgcggcggctACGGCAACTACGGCGGCGGCTACGGTGGCAACGACGGCGGCTACGGGGGCGGATACGGCGGCGGCTACGGCGGCGGCTACGGGGATCAAATGGGCGGCTACGGCGGTGGCAACGGCTACAGTGACTTTGGAAGCGGCTATGGCCAGCAGTCGTCTGGCTATGGCCCAATGAAAG AGATGGCAAAACAGCTGGATTTTAATAAGTTCTTAATTTTAAGTCCTGCTGGTTGA